In the Mytilus galloprovincialis chromosome 10, xbMytGall1.hap1.1, whole genome shotgun sequence genome, one interval contains:
- the LOC143047576 gene encoding uncharacterized protein LOC143047576 isoform X2 — translation MTKRFNSRRVGNTTIKTLEKQPIKFAAAICPLNLEEQKERFLKFGKLPKFVLKGSEDEIENLFNKARNQIRFDLFGEAEYILKTVKEKYGDGDNYLAAQFGDKITKEEATQILEQYLRENNLDGAMSIVWCADLASSARMMWIGPHCKHNRPEARNYSFWIKNSTDNNFLREQGIRCLADHEIGTHFFRSFNDGLQPWYSDRKRFDLRGRNCLEELRAEEGLAAINTILNAKTRFLWGPSLLYYTACKAAEMTFKQLYDHLTIYVKSPEHRWRLCMRVKRGLLDPNDLGGYGKDQCYFEGAVEILRSLDMIDFNVMMSGKICVDEVQRCKRIARLDCLKLPAFMKNENRYKKHLKAIAHLNGLDLHHQKKNVPAAYIRRLKQGRRIGTDKVRRIRRRRFKGVKTGSPTGSLSTDSAGSEYEDYCYGSSDSREGGGQVDYTPVEKLSQQPNTKDPRVDSGFVSHCSNPNDKADTISLKSFDSSSVKSFKSLKSEISVNSEISGKSKRSSDLSNISLRSQKSEAKSSTSVTSQKTFTSNSTVKLKSPVNKVIKNDLENISQKSTAQVSSNVSNNNNAWTTPRRKDMLPPLLSLTEEQKSWMSTTNGTLHLSKQPLPSAFNHNVCTTIISGEDSGEHSSNEKGDKRSRSARTMDDGDLRDIIKHKSEKSEVMLQKVLNDSHGVDFSSLTNSGVIRTKSLSANQNSVFHSPPEDSSQNGQNVMEYGPEKFIYPDLSTYFDSDFKTFESPFFQLTQNKSKENTNLLSKRRTKSACSRRTNNIA, via the exons ATGACAAAAAGATTCAATTCACGTCGTGTTGGAAACACAACAATCAAAACGTTAGAAAAACAACCAATAAAATTTGCGGCAGCCATTTGTCCTCTTAATTTAGAAGAGCAGAAAGAGAGATTCTTGAAGTTTGGAAAACTaccaaaatttgttttgaaaggTTCAGAAGATGAGATTGAAAATTTATTCAACAAAGCTCGTAACCAGATCCGATTTGACCTTTTTGGTGAAGCCGAGTATATTTTAAAAACCGTTAAAGAGAAATATGGTGATGGTGATAATTACCTTGCAGCGCAGTTTGGAGATAAGATAACCAAAGAGGAGGCAACTCAAATACTGGAACAATATCTTAGGGAGAACAATCTAGATGGTGCTATGAGTATTGTTTGGTGTGCTGATTTAGCTTCAAG TGCTCGTATGATGTGGATTGGACCTCACTGTAAACACAATAGACCAGAGGCTCGCAACTACTCATTCTGGATTAAAAATTCAACAGACAACAACTTTTTAAGGGAACAGGGTATACGATGTCTAGCAGACCATGAAATAGGAACACATTTT TTTCGATCATTTAATGATGGCCTACAACCTTGGTATAGTGACAGGAAAAGATTTGATCTCAGAGGAAGAAATTGTTTAGAAGAATTACGAGCAGAAGAAGGCCTTGCTGCAATAAACACTATATTAAATGCAAAAACCAGGTTCCTTTGGGGGCCATCTCTTTTATACT ACACAGCTTGTAAAGCGGCAGAGATGACATTTAAACAATTGTATGATCATCTGACCATTTATGTCAAAAGTCCTGAACATCGCTGGAGACTTTGTATGCGAGTCAAAAGGGGACTCCTAGATCCTAATGACTTAGGAGGCTATGGAAAAGATCAGTGCTATTTTGAAG GAGCTGTTGAAATACTAAGAAGTTTGGACATGATAGATTTTAACGTAATGATGAGCGGGAAAATTTGTGTTGATGAAGTTCAAAGATGCAAACGCATAGCTCGCTTAGACTGTCTAAAATTGCCAGCATTCATGAAAAACGAAAATCGTTAcaaaaaacatttgaaagcaaTTGCCCATTTAAATGGACTTGATTTACaccatcagaaaaaaaatgtgcCAGCAGCCTACATTAGGCGCTTAAAACAGGGAAGAAGAATAGGCACTGATAAGGTGAGACGAATTCGTAGAAGACGTTTTAAAGGGGTCAAAACAGGTAGTCCCACGGGTAGTCTGTCCACGGATTCTGCCGGTAGTGAATATGAGGACTATTGTTATGGCAGTAGTGATTCAAGGGAAGGGGGAGGTCAAGTTGATTACACGCCTGTAGAAAAGTTAAGCCAGCAACCCAACACAAAAGACCCAAGGGTTGATAGTGGTTTTGTATCTCATTGTAGTAACCCTAATGATAAAGCTGATACCATTTCTTTAAAATCCTTTGATTCTTCCTCTGTCAAATCATTTAAGTCTTTGAAATCAGAAAtatctgtaaattcagaaatttcaGGGAAATCAAAAAGATCCTCAGACTTGTCAAACATCTCTCTAAGATCTCAAAAGTCTGAAGCTAAGTCTAGTACCTCAGTGACCTCTCAGAAGACATTTACCTCAAATTCAACAGTTAAATTAAAGTCACCTGTGAACAAGGTCATAAAGAATGACctagaaaatatttcacaaaaatcGACTGCACAGGTGTCTAGTAATGTTTCCAATAATAATAATGCATGGACTACACCACGAAGAAAAGACATGCTGCCACCTCTCTTGTCCCTCACAGAAGAACAAAAATCTTGGATGTCCACAACAAATGGAACATTACATCTCAGCAAACAACCATTACCTTCAGCTTTCAATCATAACGTGTGTACAACTATTATATCTGGTGAAGATTCAGGAGAACATTCATCCAATGAGAAAGGAGataaaaggtcaaggtcagctAGAACAATGGATGATGGTGATTTGAGAGATATCATCAAACATAAGAGTGAAAAGTCTGAGGTAATGCTTCAAAAAGTGCTAAATGACAGTCATGGTGTGGACTTTTCTTCATTAACAAACTCTGGTGTGATTAGGACTAAATCTTTGTCAGCCAATCAGAACTCTGTATTTCATTCTCCTCCTGAAGATTCTTCTCAAAATGGACAAAATGTTATGGAATATGGACCAGAAAAGTTTATATATCCAGATCTGAGTACTTATTTTGATTcagattttaaaacttttgaaagtCCATTTTTTCAATTAACCCAGAATAagtcaaaagaaaatacaaatttgcTTTCTAAAAGAAGAACGAAATCTGCATGTAGCAGACGCACAAACAATATAGCATAG
- the LOC143047576 gene encoding uncharacterized protein LOC143047576 isoform X1 yields MTKRFNSRRVGNTTIKTLEKQPIKFAAAICPLNLEEQKERFLKFGKLPKFVLKGSEDEIENLFNKARNQIRFDLFGEAEYILKTVKEKYGDGDNYLAAQFGDKITKEEATQILEQYLRENNLDGAMSIVWCADLASSARMMWIGPHCKHNRPEARNYSFWIKNSTDNNFLREQGIRCLADHEIGTHFVRAYNDGFQPWFSNRKRFSLRGSQMTTLPAIRSEEGLAAINTIMNSRVRYLWLPALQYYTACKAAEMTFKQLYDHLTIYVKSPEHRWRLCMRVKRGLLDPNDLGGYGKDQCYFEGAVEILRSLDMIDFNVMMSGKICVDEVQRCKRIARLDCLKLPAFMKNENRYKKHLKAIAHLNGLDLHHQKKNVPAAYIRRLKQGRRIGTDKVRRIRRRRFKGVKTGSPTGSLSTDSAGSEYEDYCYGSSDSREGGGQVDYTPVEKLSQQPNTKDPRVDSGFVSHCSNPNDKADTISLKSFDSSSVKSFKSLKSEISVNSEISGKSKRSSDLSNISLRSQKSEAKSSTSVTSQKTFTSNSTVKLKSPVNKVIKNDLENISQKSTAQVSSNVSNNNNAWTTPRRKDMLPPLLSLTEEQKSWMSTTNGTLHLSKQPLPSAFNHNVCTTIISGEDSGEHSSNEKGDKRSRSARTMDDGDLRDIIKHKSEKSEVMLQKVLNDSHGVDFSSLTNSGVIRTKSLSANQNSVFHSPPEDSSQNGQNVMEYGPEKFIYPDLSTYFDSDFKTFESPFFQLTQNKSKENTNLLSKRRTKSACSRRTNNIA; encoded by the exons ATGACAAAAAGATTCAATTCACGTCGTGTTGGAAACACAACAATCAAAACGTTAGAAAAACAACCAATAAAATTTGCGGCAGCCATTTGTCCTCTTAATTTAGAAGAGCAGAAAGAGAGATTCTTGAAGTTTGGAAAACTaccaaaatttgttttgaaaggTTCAGAAGATGAGATTGAAAATTTATTCAACAAAGCTCGTAACCAGATCCGATTTGACCTTTTTGGTGAAGCCGAGTATATTTTAAAAACCGTTAAAGAGAAATATGGTGATGGTGATAATTACCTTGCAGCGCAGTTTGGAGATAAGATAACCAAAGAGGAGGCAACTCAAATACTGGAACAATATCTTAGGGAGAACAATCTAGATGGTGCTATGAGTATTGTTTGGTGTGCTGATTTAGCTTCAAG TGCTCGTATGATGTGGATTGGACCTCACTGTAAACACAATAGACCAGAGGCTCGCAACTACTCATTCTGGATTAAAAATTCAACAGACAACAACTTTTTAAGGGAACAGGGTATACGATGTCTAGCAGACCATGAAATAGGAACACATTTT GTACGTGCTTATAACGATGGATTTCAACCTTGGTTTAGTAATAGAAAAAGGTTTAGTCTACGAGGTTCACAAATGACAACACTTCCAGCTATTCGGTCTGAGGAAGGTTTGGCGGCCATTAACACTATAATGAACTCACGAGTTAGATATCTTTGGCTTCCTGCTCTACAGTATT ACACAGCTTGTAAAGCGGCAGAGATGACATTTAAACAATTGTATGATCATCTGACCATTTATGTCAAAAGTCCTGAACATCGCTGGAGACTTTGTATGCGAGTCAAAAGGGGACTCCTAGATCCTAATGACTTAGGAGGCTATGGAAAAGATCAGTGCTATTTTGAAG GAGCTGTTGAAATACTAAGAAGTTTGGACATGATAGATTTTAACGTAATGATGAGCGGGAAAATTTGTGTTGATGAAGTTCAAAGATGCAAACGCATAGCTCGCTTAGACTGTCTAAAATTGCCAGCATTCATGAAAAACGAAAATCGTTAcaaaaaacatttgaaagcaaTTGCCCATTTAAATGGACTTGATTTACaccatcagaaaaaaaatgtgcCAGCAGCCTACATTAGGCGCTTAAAACAGGGAAGAAGAATAGGCACTGATAAGGTGAGACGAATTCGTAGAAGACGTTTTAAAGGGGTCAAAACAGGTAGTCCCACGGGTAGTCTGTCCACGGATTCTGCCGGTAGTGAATATGAGGACTATTGTTATGGCAGTAGTGATTCAAGGGAAGGGGGAGGTCAAGTTGATTACACGCCTGTAGAAAAGTTAAGCCAGCAACCCAACACAAAAGACCCAAGGGTTGATAGTGGTTTTGTATCTCATTGTAGTAACCCTAATGATAAAGCTGATACCATTTCTTTAAAATCCTTTGATTCTTCCTCTGTCAAATCATTTAAGTCTTTGAAATCAGAAAtatctgtaaattcagaaatttcaGGGAAATCAAAAAGATCCTCAGACTTGTCAAACATCTCTCTAAGATCTCAAAAGTCTGAAGCTAAGTCTAGTACCTCAGTGACCTCTCAGAAGACATTTACCTCAAATTCAACAGTTAAATTAAAGTCACCTGTGAACAAGGTCATAAAGAATGACctagaaaatatttcacaaaaatcGACTGCACAGGTGTCTAGTAATGTTTCCAATAATAATAATGCATGGACTACACCACGAAGAAAAGACATGCTGCCACCTCTCTTGTCCCTCACAGAAGAACAAAAATCTTGGATGTCCACAACAAATGGAACATTACATCTCAGCAAACAACCATTACCTTCAGCTTTCAATCATAACGTGTGTACAACTATTATATCTGGTGAAGATTCAGGAGAACATTCATCCAATGAGAAAGGAGataaaaggtcaaggtcagctAGAACAATGGATGATGGTGATTTGAGAGATATCATCAAACATAAGAGTGAAAAGTCTGAGGTAATGCTTCAAAAAGTGCTAAATGACAGTCATGGTGTGGACTTTTCTTCATTAACAAACTCTGGTGTGATTAGGACTAAATCTTTGTCAGCCAATCAGAACTCTGTATTTCATTCTCCTCCTGAAGATTCTTCTCAAAATGGACAAAATGTTATGGAATATGGACCAGAAAAGTTTATATATCCAGATCTGAGTACTTATTTTGATTcagattttaaaacttttgaaagtCCATTTTTTCAATTAACCCAGAATAagtcaaaagaaaatacaaatttgcTTTCTAAAAGAAGAACGAAATCTGCATGTAGCAGACGCACAAACAATATAGCATAG
- the LOC143047576 gene encoding microtubule-associated tyrosine carboxypeptidase 1-like isoform X5 gives MTKRFNSRRVGNTTIKTLEKQPIKFAAAICPLNLEEQKERFLKFGKLPKFVLKGSEDEIENLFNKARNQIRFDLFGEAEYILKTVKEKYGDGDNYLAAQFGDKITKEEATQILEQYLRENNLDGAMSIVWCADLASSARMMWIGPHCKHNRPEARNYSFWIKNSTDNNFLREQGIRCLADHEIGTHFVRAYNDGFQPWFSNRKRFSLRGSQMTTLPAIRSEEGLAAINTIMNSRVRYLWLPALQYYTACKAAEMTFKQLYDHLTIYVKSPEHRWRLCMRVKRGLLDPNDLGGYGKDQCYFEGAVEILRSLDMIDFNVMMSGKICVDEVQRCKRIARLDCLKLPAFMKNENRYKKHLKAIAHLNGLDLHHQKKNVPAAYIRRLKQGRRIGTDKKGCWPLRLICK, from the exons ATGACAAAAAGATTCAATTCACGTCGTGTTGGAAACACAACAATCAAAACGTTAGAAAAACAACCAATAAAATTTGCGGCAGCCATTTGTCCTCTTAATTTAGAAGAGCAGAAAGAGAGATTCTTGAAGTTTGGAAAACTaccaaaatttgttttgaaaggTTCAGAAGATGAGATTGAAAATTTATTCAACAAAGCTCGTAACCAGATCCGATTTGACCTTTTTGGTGAAGCCGAGTATATTTTAAAAACCGTTAAAGAGAAATATGGTGATGGTGATAATTACCTTGCAGCGCAGTTTGGAGATAAGATAACCAAAGAGGAGGCAACTCAAATACTGGAACAATATCTTAGGGAGAACAATCTAGATGGTGCTATGAGTATTGTTTGGTGTGCTGATTTAGCTTCAAG TGCTCGTATGATGTGGATTGGACCTCACTGTAAACACAATAGACCAGAGGCTCGCAACTACTCATTCTGGATTAAAAATTCAACAGACAACAACTTTTTAAGGGAACAGGGTATACGATGTCTAGCAGACCATGAAATAGGAACACATTTT GTACGTGCTTATAACGATGGATTTCAACCTTGGTTTAGTAATAGAAAAAGGTTTAGTCTACGAGGTTCACAAATGACAACACTTCCAGCTATTCGGTCTGAGGAAGGTTTGGCGGCCATTAACACTATAATGAACTCACGAGTTAGATATCTTTGGCTTCCTGCTCTACAGTATT ACACAGCTTGTAAAGCGGCAGAGATGACATTTAAACAATTGTATGATCATCTGACCATTTATGTCAAAAGTCCTGAACATCGCTGGAGACTTTGTATGCGAGTCAAAAGGGGACTCCTAGATCCTAATGACTTAGGAGGCTATGGAAAAGATCAGTGCTATTTTGAAG GAGCTGTTGAAATACTAAGAAGTTTGGACATGATAGATTTTAACGTAATGATGAGCGGGAAAATTTGTGTTGATGAAGTTCAAAGATGCAAACGCATAGCTCGCTTAGACTGTCTAAAATTGCCAGCATTCATGAAAAACGAAAATCGTTAcaaaaaacatttgaaagcaaTTGCCCATTTAAATGGACTTGATTTACaccatcagaaaaaaaatgtgcCAGCAGCCTACATTAGGCGCTTAAAACAGGGAAGAAGAATAGGCACTGATAAG AAAGGCTGTTGGCCTCTAAGGTTAATATGCAAATAG
- the LOC143047576 gene encoding uncharacterized protein LOC143047576 isoform X3, which produces MTKRFNSRRVGNTTIKTLEKQPIKFAAAICPLNLEEQKERFLKFGKLPKFVLKGSEDEIENLFNKARNQIRFDLFGEAEYILKTVKEKYGDGDNYLAAQFGDKITKEEATQILEQYLRENNLDGAMSIVWCADLASSARMMWIGPHCKHNRPEARNYSFWIKNSTDNNFLREQGIRCLADHEIGTHFLRSSNEGGQPWYSDRKRFHLRDQNTLEGLASEEGLAAIHSVFNANVKYLWLPALQYYTACKAAEMTFKQLYDHLTIYVKSPEHRWRLCMRVKRGLLDPNDLGGYGKDQCYFEGAVEILRSLDMIDFNVMMSGKICVDEVQRCKRIARLDCLKLPAFMKNENRYKKHLKAIAHLNGLDLHHQKKNVPAAYIRRLKQGRRIGTDKVRRIRRRRFKGVKTGSPTGSLSTDSAGSEYEDYCYGSSDSREGGGQVDYTPVEKLSQQPNTKDPRVDSGFVSHCSNPNDKADTISLKSFDSSSVKSFKSLKSEISVNSEISGKSKRSSDLSNISLRSQKSEAKSSTSVTSQKTFTSNSTVKLKSPVNKVIKNDLENISQKSTAQVSSNVSNNNNAWTTPRRKDMLPPLLSLTEEQKSWMSTTNGTLHLSKQPLPSAFNHNVCTTIISGEDSGEHSSNEKGDKRSRSARTMDDGDLRDIIKHKSEKSEVMLQKVLNDSHGVDFSSLTNSGVIRTKSLSANQNSVFHSPPEDSSQNGQNVMEYGPEKFIYPDLSTYFDSDFKTFESPFFQLTQNKSKENTNLLSKRRTKSACSRRTNNIA; this is translated from the exons ATGACAAAAAGATTCAATTCACGTCGTGTTGGAAACACAACAATCAAAACGTTAGAAAAACAACCAATAAAATTTGCGGCAGCCATTTGTCCTCTTAATTTAGAAGAGCAGAAAGAGAGATTCTTGAAGTTTGGAAAACTaccaaaatttgttttgaaaggTTCAGAAGATGAGATTGAAAATTTATTCAACAAAGCTCGTAACCAGATCCGATTTGACCTTTTTGGTGAAGCCGAGTATATTTTAAAAACCGTTAAAGAGAAATATGGTGATGGTGATAATTACCTTGCAGCGCAGTTTGGAGATAAGATAACCAAAGAGGAGGCAACTCAAATACTGGAACAATATCTTAGGGAGAACAATCTAGATGGTGCTATGAGTATTGTTTGGTGTGCTGATTTAGCTTCAAG TGCTCGTATGATGTGGATTGGACCTCACTGTAAACACAATAGACCAGAGGCTCGCAACTACTCATTCTGGATTAAAAATTCAACAGACAACAACTTTTTAAGGGAACAGGGTATACGATGTCTAGCAGACCATGAAATAGGAACACATTTT TTACGGTCTAGCAATGAAGGTGGTCAACCATGGTATTCTGATAGGAAAAGATTCCACCTCAGGGACCAAAACACCTTAGAAGGATTAGCATCTGAAGAAGGCCTTGCTGCCATTCATTCAGTATTTAATGCTAATGTTAAGTACCTATGGTTACCAGCTCTCCAATATT ACACAGCTTGTAAAGCGGCAGAGATGACATTTAAACAATTGTATGATCATCTGACCATTTATGTCAAAAGTCCTGAACATCGCTGGAGACTTTGTATGCGAGTCAAAAGGGGACTCCTAGATCCTAATGACTTAGGAGGCTATGGAAAAGATCAGTGCTATTTTGAAG GAGCTGTTGAAATACTAAGAAGTTTGGACATGATAGATTTTAACGTAATGATGAGCGGGAAAATTTGTGTTGATGAAGTTCAAAGATGCAAACGCATAGCTCGCTTAGACTGTCTAAAATTGCCAGCATTCATGAAAAACGAAAATCGTTAcaaaaaacatttgaaagcaaTTGCCCATTTAAATGGACTTGATTTACaccatcagaaaaaaaatgtgcCAGCAGCCTACATTAGGCGCTTAAAACAGGGAAGAAGAATAGGCACTGATAAGGTGAGACGAATTCGTAGAAGACGTTTTAAAGGGGTCAAAACAGGTAGTCCCACGGGTAGTCTGTCCACGGATTCTGCCGGTAGTGAATATGAGGACTATTGTTATGGCAGTAGTGATTCAAGGGAAGGGGGAGGTCAAGTTGATTACACGCCTGTAGAAAAGTTAAGCCAGCAACCCAACACAAAAGACCCAAGGGTTGATAGTGGTTTTGTATCTCATTGTAGTAACCCTAATGATAAAGCTGATACCATTTCTTTAAAATCCTTTGATTCTTCCTCTGTCAAATCATTTAAGTCTTTGAAATCAGAAAtatctgtaaattcagaaatttcaGGGAAATCAAAAAGATCCTCAGACTTGTCAAACATCTCTCTAAGATCTCAAAAGTCTGAAGCTAAGTCTAGTACCTCAGTGACCTCTCAGAAGACATTTACCTCAAATTCAACAGTTAAATTAAAGTCACCTGTGAACAAGGTCATAAAGAATGACctagaaaatatttcacaaaaatcGACTGCACAGGTGTCTAGTAATGTTTCCAATAATAATAATGCATGGACTACACCACGAAGAAAAGACATGCTGCCACCTCTCTTGTCCCTCACAGAAGAACAAAAATCTTGGATGTCCACAACAAATGGAACATTACATCTCAGCAAACAACCATTACCTTCAGCTTTCAATCATAACGTGTGTACAACTATTATATCTGGTGAAGATTCAGGAGAACATTCATCCAATGAGAAAGGAGataaaaggtcaaggtcagctAGAACAATGGATGATGGTGATTTGAGAGATATCATCAAACATAAGAGTGAAAAGTCTGAGGTAATGCTTCAAAAAGTGCTAAATGACAGTCATGGTGTGGACTTTTCTTCATTAACAAACTCTGGTGTGATTAGGACTAAATCTTTGTCAGCCAATCAGAACTCTGTATTTCATTCTCCTCCTGAAGATTCTTCTCAAAATGGACAAAATGTTATGGAATATGGACCAGAAAAGTTTATATATCCAGATCTGAGTACTTATTTTGATTcagattttaaaacttttgaaagtCCATTTTTTCAATTAACCCAGAATAagtcaaaagaaaatacaaatttgcTTTCTAAAAGAAGAACGAAATCTGCATGTAGCAGACGCACAAACAATATAGCATAG
- the LOC143047576 gene encoding microtubule-associated tyrosine carboxypeptidase 1-like isoform X4, with protein sequence MTKRFNSRRVGNTTIKTLEKQPIKFAAAICPLNLEEQKERFLKFGKLPKFVLKGSEDEIENLFNKARNQIRFDLFGEAEYILKTVKEKYGDGDNYLAAQFGDKITKEEATQILEQYLRENNLDGAMSIVWCADLASSARMMWIGPHCKHNRPEARNYSFWIKNSTDNNFLREQGIRCLADHEIGTHFVRAYNDGFQPWFSNRKRFSLRGSQMTTLPAIRSEEGLAAINTIMNSRVRYLWLPALQYYTACKAAEMTFKQLYDHLTIYVKSPEHRWRLCMRVKRGLLDPNDLGGYGKDQCYFEGAVEILRSLDMIDFNVMMSGKICVDEVQRCKRIARLDCLKLPAFMKNENRYKKHLKAIAHLNGLDLHHQKKNVPAAYIRRLKQGRRIGTDKRSLIGFNLIDPDDEFDFTSKGCWPLRLICK encoded by the exons ATGACAAAAAGATTCAATTCACGTCGTGTTGGAAACACAACAATCAAAACGTTAGAAAAACAACCAATAAAATTTGCGGCAGCCATTTGTCCTCTTAATTTAGAAGAGCAGAAAGAGAGATTCTTGAAGTTTGGAAAACTaccaaaatttgttttgaaaggTTCAGAAGATGAGATTGAAAATTTATTCAACAAAGCTCGTAACCAGATCCGATTTGACCTTTTTGGTGAAGCCGAGTATATTTTAAAAACCGTTAAAGAGAAATATGGTGATGGTGATAATTACCTTGCAGCGCAGTTTGGAGATAAGATAACCAAAGAGGAGGCAACTCAAATACTGGAACAATATCTTAGGGAGAACAATCTAGATGGTGCTATGAGTATTGTTTGGTGTGCTGATTTAGCTTCAAG TGCTCGTATGATGTGGATTGGACCTCACTGTAAACACAATAGACCAGAGGCTCGCAACTACTCATTCTGGATTAAAAATTCAACAGACAACAACTTTTTAAGGGAACAGGGTATACGATGTCTAGCAGACCATGAAATAGGAACACATTTT GTACGTGCTTATAACGATGGATTTCAACCTTGGTTTAGTAATAGAAAAAGGTTTAGTCTACGAGGTTCACAAATGACAACACTTCCAGCTATTCGGTCTGAGGAAGGTTTGGCGGCCATTAACACTATAATGAACTCACGAGTTAGATATCTTTGGCTTCCTGCTCTACAGTATT ACACAGCTTGTAAAGCGGCAGAGATGACATTTAAACAATTGTATGATCATCTGACCATTTATGTCAAAAGTCCTGAACATCGCTGGAGACTTTGTATGCGAGTCAAAAGGGGACTCCTAGATCCTAATGACTTAGGAGGCTATGGAAAAGATCAGTGCTATTTTGAAG GAGCTGTTGAAATACTAAGAAGTTTGGACATGATAGATTTTAACGTAATGATGAGCGGGAAAATTTGTGTTGATGAAGTTCAAAGATGCAAACGCATAGCTCGCTTAGACTGTCTAAAATTGCCAGCATTCATGAAAAACGAAAATCGTTAcaaaaaacatttgaaagcaaTTGCCCATTTAAATGGACTTGATTTACaccatcagaaaaaaaatgtgcCAGCAGCCTACATTAGGCGCTTAAAACAGGGAAGAAGAATAGGCACTGATAAG CGGTCACTCATTGGTTTCAATCTCATTGATCCGGACGATGAATTCGATTTTACATCA AAAGGCTGTTGGCCTCTAAGGTTAATATGCAAATAG